Below is a genomic region from Deinococcus aquaedulcis.
CAGATGGCCCAGGCCCAGATGCGCTGGCTGCTGAGTGTCCTGTGTGTCCTCGGCGCCTTCGTGTACCTGGGACGCGAGCCTCTGGCCCTGGCCACCCCAGGCGCAGCCGCGCATGCGGGGCATTCTGGAGCCAGCGGGCCGGCCGAGCCGGCCGAGGGTGGGCGGACTGGGGCACGGTGCTGGCCATGGTCCCAGCGTTCGGCTTCTCCACGCGGCGCATGGCGGCGCAATGGCCGTCTGGCTTGGCGGCGTGCTGACGTTGGTGGCCTGGCCGGACGGCCGTCTGGCAGCCCTGACCCGCTTTGCACCGGTGGCCACGGCCTGTGTGCTGGTGCTGGCCGTGACGGGCATAGTGGCCACCTGGGAACATGCTGGCGGCGTGCCCACGCTGGACAGCCGTTACGGCCGGCTGCTGCTGCTGAAACTGGTGTTCGTTGGCGTGACGCTGGGGGTGGCGGGCCTGCTCCGGCGACGCCTGGCGCGTCAGGGCCGCGTGGACGCCCTGCTGTCACTGGAAGTGGCGCTGTTGAGCCTCATCCTGGCGGTCACCGCCAGTCTGTCCGTCACGCCGACGCCCACCCACGGAAGCGTCCCCTTCGGCCCCCTGTTGACCTGAACAGCAGCAGAGGCCAGAGGAGTCTTCCCCTGGCCTCTGCTGCCGGTGCGGACTGCAGGCGACCCGTTGTGCCGACCACACTGGGGGTGGCGTGGCCGTCGTTCACCTCACCTGTACACTGAAGAAGCCTGACATGGGTCAGGCTTTCATGCGGCGGCGCCCATTGGGGGCGCCGTTTGTCCTGTTCACTTGGGCTCGTTGAGAATCACGATACGGCCTTCTGGCTCAGCGTCCACCGCAGGCTGCCCCTGCAGGTAACGCACCAGGATGTCCACGTCCAGCGTCCCCGTGTCCAGGCGGGGCGCACCCTGAAACATCGTGAACCCGTCCCCTCCACCCGCCGTGAAGTTGTTCATGGCCACCTTGTAGGCTTGGGCGTCGACGAGCGGCTGGCCGTTCAAGGTCACGGCCGTCACGCGGCTGCCCGCTGGGCGCCCCAGGTCAAAGGTGTAACTCACGCCGCGGCTGACATGCAGGAACTGCCCCTTGTTCTCACTCCAGGTGGCCACGCCGTGTTCCAGTGCCGCCTTGATCTGGGTCCCCGTCAGGGTCAGAACCGTCAGGGTGTTGCCGAATGGCTGCACCGTGATGGCCTCGTCAAAGGTAATCGGGCCAGCGTTGATGCTGGCCCGCACGCCACCGCCATTCACGAACGCGAGTTGTGCGCCAGCATTCTGCGCGGCGGCCAGCGCGGCGTCGGCCAGCACGTTCGCCATGGTGCTCTCGCGCCGGCGCACGATCTCCCGGTTGCCGTTCAGGCCGCGCGTGGTTTGCCCGATCACCCGTTGGCGCAGGTTCGCAATCGGCACGGTCAGCGTCTCCACCATGCGCTTGGCGGTGGGGTCTTCAGCGATGTCAGCGGTGACGGGCACGGGGTTCCCCTCCCAGCTTTCGACCGCACCGCTGTCATTGAAGGTCACTTTCAGGCGCCCCAGCACTTTGCCCCACTCCCACGCCGCCACCAGCAGGGTGCGGTTGCCGTCTGGGTTGGGGATGATGGTCGGATAGGGCCCCTCACTGGCGGGAAAATCTTTAGTGGTAAAGGTGCCCAGCAGGGTATGCGAGTGCCCACCCACAATCACGTCGATGCCGGGGACGGTGCGCGCCACCTGCTGCTCCAACGTGTAACCCAGGTGGGAGACCAGAAAGATCTTGTTGACGCCCTGGGCCTGCAGTGCGCTGACACTGTTGCGCAGGCTCGCCATCAATTCGAGCATTTTCACGTTCGGGCCAGGCGAACTGATCTGCGGCAGGTCCGGCGTCACGGCGCCGATCACGCCCACCTGCTGCCCGCCGACGGTCATCACGGCATAGGGTCTAATCCGGTCTTTGAGCAGGGGCTCGGCCGTGACGTCCAGGTTCGCGGCCAGCAGCGGAAAGGTGGCCCGCTCCGCGAACTTGGCCAGCGCCTCTGGACCATCGTCGAACTCATGGTTGCCCACCGCCATGGCGTCGTAGCCCATCAGGTTCATGAACAGAACGTCGGCCAGACCCTTGTACACGTTGTAGAACAGTGTGCCCTGGAAGGTGTCGCCGCCCGACAGGACCAGGGGGTTTGGGTCCTGTGCGCTGAACTGCTTCACCAGTGTGGCCTGCCGGGCGTAACCGCCGTACAGGTTGTCGCCGATCTTGGTGGGCTCCAGGCGCCCGTGCAGGTCGTCGGTGTGCAGCACGGTCACCGTCAGCGGCGCGGCGTAGGCGCTGCTCAGGAGGGCTGTGGTCAACAGGGCCAGTGAGAAGCGGGTCATGGGCCACCAGTATAAGAATCTGGCGTCAGGCGCTGTGCACCGCGACCTGCTCGGCGGCCCACATGCCAATTCAAAGGGCGAACAGCGTATTGGCAGTGGCCCAGTCCAGCACTCCTGGTGGCCCTCCCGGGGTGGCTGGTCATGATCCAGCGCGCAGGCGGAGGGCCAGTTGATGCACCTGTCGTCCGTCCAGAGACGTGGGATGGACAAGGCACATCGCGCCTTGTCGCTTGGCGCAATGGCCTGGCCCTCTGACGTCAACCGTCGCTCCTCTCGCGTAAACCACGTCCACTGCGTCGCGCTCAGTCCTATGCTGACGCTGTGTCCCGTTTCAACCATGTCCCGCAAGTGGAGAGGTACGCGGTCTCTGCCGGGCTGCACACCAAAACATTGACGTTCATCAGACCACAGCGAGCGTGTCTCTCCATCCTCAATGAGCGGCCCCTGGACGATTTTCGTCCACTGTCGGTCAGCCTGGGTAAAAGCACAGCTGACGTGCTGATCTGGTCGGACTGGGACATCATCTTTGCCTACACCACCTACTTCACGGGTGCCATTCAACATGACCATTTCATGCAACTGGCGGCTGATGTCGTTCAGTCAGGTCTGGCCGTCGTCTCGCATTACTCCGAAGGATTTCTCATCTGGAAATCTCAGTCTATTCACGCTGAGCCCTTTGACATTCATCGGGAACCATTCGTCAGGCCACGCACGGTAGAGTTCACGTTTCCCGACGGACTCGGGCCCTATCAAATGCAGTGTGCCCTCCACGCCGCACAGATGAGGTTTTTCGAGCACCATTACGTGAGTCCAATGGTGGCGAAGGAGCTGCTCTATTTCAAAGCGTTCTTGGAGCCTTGTGAGCTCAAGACGGAGGGCAAGCACATCAGGCTTTACCCGTCCCTGACCGTTCACCAGAACGGGGTCTTCCAGATGCATTTCCGCCTGATGTCAAATGGAAATCTGATCTCGACTCGGGAATTGATCGACGACTTCCTGAATTCGTCCATGGCAGTGGCCACGGATATCCTCGTGCCTCCAGCCCTCATGAAGTTAGATGGGCGGAAGCTGATCTTCGAAGATGATTATTACGAGAGCAGGCGCTCAGCGCTGCGCCAGTGGCGAAGGCTTGAAAACCTGATTGCCCGCTCGGTCAACCGAGTTGAGGGTGGCCCCGATTCATTCGACCACGATTTGATTTCGCTTGATCCAGAAGGCAAGGGGGAGGGGGCGCCAATGTCATTGACGACCGTCACCACCATGCTCAGCAATGCGCTGACGACCCTCCTCAATCAGCCCAGGATGGGGTGGCGCTATCGGCTTCTTGGGCCAAAAAAAGCGCGCTACGAACAGGGTGAATTTTGGCGCGGCACCCCGAACGTGTACCTGCTCTCCGTGCGCAATCATCCGCTGACCGCCTCGGACATTCACAGCAGATACGCCGCAGAACTGGGGCACATCATGAGCCGCTCCAAGGACATTCCTGGCCCTCACGCTCAAAAACATCTGGGTGAATCCTTGCGATCAGCGGAGGATTATCTGAGCTATACCGGTCAGGCCCTCAACCTGTTCGTGTACTCCCGCTCAGGACGTGATGGATATGAAGGAGATGACCCGAACGCCAACGAACTGATTTATGCGCTTCAATCACATGTGGATTTGGTGGATTTCATCAATGGCAGTCTGTGGCAATGTGAGGAGCGCGCTCTCCTTCACGCCCACACTGTTGAGGAGCTGATCACCAACCGGAAG
It encodes:
- a CDS encoding bifunctional metallophosphatase/5'-nucleotidase produces the protein MTRFSLALLTTALLSSAYAAPLTVTVLHTDDLHGRLEPTKIGDNLYGGYARQATLVKQFSAQDPNPLVLSGGDTFQGTLFYNVYKGLADVLFMNLMGYDAMAVGNHEFDDGPEALAKFAERATFPLLAANLDVTAEPLLKDRIRPYAVMTVGGQQVGVIGAVTPDLPQISSPGPNVKMLELMASLRNSVSALQAQGVNKIFLVSHLGYTLEQQVARTVPGIDVIVGGHSHTLLGTFTTKDFPASEGPYPTIIPNPDGNRTLLVAAWEWGKVLGRLKVTFNDSGAVESWEGNPVPVTADIAEDPTAKRMVETLTVPIANLRQRVIGQTTRGLNGNREIVRRRESTMANVLADAALAAAQNAGAQLAFVNGGGVRASINAGPITFDEAITVQPFGNTLTVLTLTGTQIKAALEHGVATWSENKGQFLHVSRGVSYTFDLGRPAGSRVTAVTLNGQPLVDAQAYKVAMNNFTAGGGDGFTMFQGAPRLDTGTLDVDILVRYLQGQPAVDAEPEGRIVILNEPK
- a CDS encoding CopD family protein; translation: MAVWLGGVLTLVAWPDGRLAALTRFAPVATACVLVLAVTGIVATWEHAGGVPTLDSRYGRLLLLKLVFVGVTLGVAGLLRRRLARQGRVDALLSLEVALLSLILAVTASLSVTPTPTHGSVPFGPLLT